A window from Polyangium spumosum encodes these proteins:
- a CDS encoding type VI secretion system Vgr family protein, whose protein sequence is MSKQALRIEVFLSIGDASWPALRARVEEGISELGGAWVEVAVGTDLDVEAMLEETATLVILWDGQEKRRFTMQLARGRFLDEEDGHLHYELELRPTLWFLGLDKNTRKWRDQRAEPIVSKVLGEGSVAHAWRTTRQSDLQPYCMQYRETNLAFVSRMLEFEGFYYTFDPDGTMILGDTSSASPEVEGGAEFELIDAAGALAHGDFGVTSFERGAAVGSGKATVNDYNWKTPALSLLASATGAKDTHLEIYDYPVGYRSPAQGEVLARLRVEALCAEKRFVEGTSTVFSFAPARIFSFTHEEATSFSGRYLLVHVEHDYREEGGVAHYENRFRAIPADVPYRPALKTERPEIQGNHTAMVRGPAGEEIHTDAYGRAKVQFHWDREAKGSDEDSRWIRMLQEISTSIALSRVGWEISVGYIDGDPTRPMGLARQINGQMVPMYNQPAFRNRMTIRTETYPGKAGFNELRLEDSAGSMHMDWHAQKDWKNLIEHDRTETIGNNLTVLVESNSTRVVEKTQQYTIGADQTRTVGGSVINKVELDRTHAIGGDESIHVEVGADTAVTGSEVETVGGTRYTRAGNDEAGSIDRNIQKTLTRIVGGSQISMAGGSVAHEGGKVLVEIASGSKVTVAIDESIKQAVADKHGTFVSGYVLRKSKGDMSVSAKKTTVNVGASAIFRSAERMELRSKAIELVASASIALRGEGLTIEMTPSGVSITGPLKQESGTKITYRGNPEKLTP, encoded by the coding sequence TTGCGCATCGAGGTATTCTTGAGCATCGGCGACGCCTCGTGGCCGGCGCTGCGGGCGCGCGTCGAGGAGGGGATCAGCGAGCTCGGCGGGGCCTGGGTCGAGGTCGCCGTGGGCACGGACCTCGACGTCGAGGCGATGCTCGAAGAGACGGCCACGCTCGTCATTCTCTGGGACGGGCAGGAGAAGCGCCGCTTCACGATGCAGCTCGCGCGGGGCCGCTTCCTCGACGAGGAGGACGGCCACCTGCACTACGAGCTCGAGCTCCGGCCCACGTTGTGGTTCCTCGGCCTCGACAAGAACACCCGCAAATGGCGTGATCAGCGCGCCGAGCCGATCGTCTCGAAGGTCCTCGGCGAGGGCTCGGTCGCGCACGCGTGGCGCACGACGCGGCAATCGGACCTGCAGCCTTATTGCATGCAGTATCGTGAGACGAACCTCGCCTTCGTGTCGCGGATGCTGGAGTTCGAGGGGTTTTATTATACCTTCGACCCCGACGGCACGATGATCCTCGGCGACACGTCCTCCGCCTCGCCCGAGGTCGAGGGCGGCGCGGAGTTCGAGCTCATCGACGCCGCGGGGGCGCTCGCGCACGGCGATTTCGGCGTGACCTCGTTCGAGCGCGGCGCGGCCGTGGGATCGGGAAAGGCCACGGTCAACGACTACAACTGGAAGACGCCGGCGCTCTCGTTGCTCGCGTCGGCCACGGGGGCGAAGGACACGCACCTCGAGATCTACGATTACCCCGTCGGGTACAGGAGCCCGGCCCAGGGTGAGGTCCTCGCGAGGCTCCGGGTCGAGGCGCTCTGCGCGGAGAAGCGGTTCGTCGAGGGCACGAGCACGGTGTTTTCCTTCGCGCCGGCGCGCATCTTTTCGTTCACGCACGAGGAGGCCACGAGCTTCAGCGGTCGTTACCTGCTCGTTCACGTCGAGCACGACTACCGCGAGGAGGGCGGCGTCGCGCACTACGAGAACCGCTTCCGGGCGATCCCCGCGGACGTGCCGTACCGGCCGGCGCTGAAGACGGAGCGCCCCGAGATCCAGGGCAACCACACGGCGATGGTGCGTGGCCCCGCGGGCGAGGAGATCCACACGGACGCTTATGGCCGCGCGAAGGTGCAGTTCCACTGGGATCGCGAGGCGAAGGGCAGCGACGAGGACTCGCGCTGGATCCGCATGCTGCAGGAGATCTCGACCTCGATCGCGCTCTCGCGTGTCGGCTGGGAGATCAGCGTCGGTTACATCGACGGCGACCCGACGCGGCCGATGGGCCTGGCGCGGCAGATCAACGGGCAGATGGTCCCCATGTACAACCAGCCCGCGTTCCGGAACCGGATGACGATCCGCACGGAGACGTACCCCGGCAAGGCGGGGTTCAACGAGCTTCGTTTGGAGGACTCGGCCGGCTCCATGCACATGGACTGGCACGCGCAGAAGGACTGGAAGAACCTGATCGAGCACGACCGCACCGAGACGATCGGGAACAACCTCACGGTGCTCGTGGAGTCGAACTCCACGCGCGTGGTCGAGAAGACCCAGCAGTACACCATCGGCGCCGACCAGACGCGGACCGTGGGCGGCAGCGTCATCAACAAGGTCGAGCTCGATCGCACCCACGCGATCGGCGGCGACGAGTCGATCCACGTCGAGGTCGGGGCCGACACGGCCGTGACCGGCAGCGAGGTCGAGACCGTGGGCGGCACGCGGTACACGCGGGCGGGCAACGACGAGGCCGGCTCGATCGATCGCAACATCCAGAAGACGCTGACGCGGATCGTGGGCGGCTCGCAGATCTCGATGGCGGGCGGCTCGGTGGCGCACGAGGGCGGCAAGGTGCTCGTCGAGATCGCCTCCGGGTCGAAGGTCACGGTCGCGATCGACGAGAGCATCAAGCAGGCGGTCGCCGACAAACACGGCACGTTCGTGAGCGGGTACGTCCTGCGCAAGTCGAAGGGCGACATGAGCGTGTCCGCGAAGAAGACCACCGTGAACGTGGGCGCCTCCGCGATCTTCCGCTCGGCCGAGCGCATGGAGCTCCGCAGCAAGGCGATCGAGCTCGTCGCGTCGGCCTCGATCGCCCTGCGCGGCGAGGGGCTCACGATCGAGATGACGCCCTCGGGCGTGAGCATCACCGGGCCGCTCAAGCAGGAGAGCGGCACGAAGATCACCTACCGCGGCAACCCCGAGAAGCTGACGCCCTGA
- a CDS encoding DUF2169 domain-containing protein codes for MHVSATSPLVVAKLVWQPRPDAFVMTVVCKATYALRNGPCELVGTPDAPQAADMYWQDGAPRSVRLPTDLAPFKRRVDVMVVGHAWAPHGQAVASLVARLVVGPLDKAIAVHGDRFWMPDGRLSEPAPFTRMPLRWMRAAGGPRSWNPVGIAPSVDVTTPAPPPNFEPLGFVLRSPTQEIPPVGFGPIAPRWPSRVEHLLAHRSAWSHEAWHEQPLPAGVDASYFNAAPTDQQITELPAQAQLLLEHLHPELPRMIAVIEDVRPRAMVTRSGGNPQEVWLRADTLLVDADRGVCSVTWRAAVPLRHPKEEGIVVVAPTRGIPAPMPERPPPARTVPIPPSIEASTPKPAAALPFAPTPFQRTPTRQIPVSSLQPAAAPVLPFVAAGAIAPDDDGTETLVPRAEARAPSVLPFRPPSALPFRAPEPVVEEEPEPETERKPVIQPDAALPFAKPSAAASPLFVLSAPGSVVPSTGAVVPLAGAVVPLAGAVVPLAGDVVPSEGAVVPLAGAMVPSAGAVVPLSGDVVPLAGAMVPSAGAMVPSAGAMVPLAGDTVPLAGDTVPLAGDVVPSPGELSIERYARIKVDLWGARAALHEVLARYGVDEVAWRVHERQQAEALAGEAREGRCDLALALCAAFEAAKAPGVAPPPLGGLA; via the coding sequence GTGCACGTCTCCGCGACCTCCCCGCTCGTCGTGGCGAAGCTCGTCTGGCAGCCACGCCCCGATGCCTTCGTGATGACGGTCGTCTGCAAGGCGACCTACGCGCTGCGGAACGGCCCGTGCGAGCTCGTGGGCACGCCGGACGCACCCCAGGCGGCGGACATGTACTGGCAAGACGGCGCGCCGCGCAGCGTCCGCTTGCCGACGGACCTCGCGCCCTTCAAGCGGCGCGTGGACGTGATGGTCGTGGGGCACGCGTGGGCGCCGCACGGGCAAGCCGTGGCGTCGCTCGTCGCGCGCCTCGTGGTGGGGCCACTCGACAAGGCGATCGCCGTACACGGCGACCGGTTCTGGATGCCCGACGGCAGGCTCTCGGAGCCGGCGCCGTTCACGCGGATGCCGCTGCGCTGGATGCGCGCGGCCGGGGGCCCGCGGTCGTGGAACCCGGTGGGGATCGCGCCGAGCGTGGACGTGACGACGCCGGCGCCTCCGCCGAACTTCGAGCCGCTCGGCTTCGTGCTGCGGAGCCCGACGCAGGAGATCCCGCCCGTCGGGTTCGGCCCGATCGCGCCGCGCTGGCCCTCGCGCGTGGAGCACCTGCTCGCGCATCGGAGCGCGTGGTCGCACGAGGCGTGGCACGAGCAGCCGCTGCCCGCGGGCGTGGACGCGTCGTACTTCAACGCGGCCCCGACGGACCAGCAGATCACCGAGCTCCCGGCCCAGGCGCAGCTCCTCCTCGAGCACCTGCACCCCGAGCTGCCGCGGATGATCGCGGTGATCGAGGACGTGCGGCCCCGCGCGATGGTGACGAGGAGCGGGGGCAACCCGCAGGAGGTCTGGCTGCGCGCCGATACGTTGCTCGTCGACGCGGATCGAGGGGTCTGCAGCGTGACGTGGCGCGCGGCCGTGCCGCTCCGGCACCCGAAGGAGGAGGGGATCGTGGTCGTCGCGCCGACACGGGGGATCCCGGCGCCGATGCCCGAACGGCCCCCGCCCGCACGCACGGTGCCGATCCCGCCGTCGATCGAGGCGTCGACCCCAAAGCCCGCCGCCGCGCTCCCGTTCGCGCCGACGCCGTTTCAGCGCACGCCGACGCGTCAGATCCCGGTGAGCAGCCTGCAACCGGCGGCCGCGCCGGTGCTGCCCTTCGTCGCGGCGGGCGCGATCGCTCCGGACGATGACGGGACGGAGACGCTCGTCCCGCGGGCAGAAGCCAGAGCGCCGTCGGTGTTGCCTTTCCGTCCGCCGTCGGCGTTGCCCTTCCGGGCGCCGGAGCCGGTCGTCGAGGAGGAGCCGGAGCCGGAGACGGAACGGAAGCCGGTGATCCAGCCCGACGCGGCCCTGCCGTTCGCGAAGCCGAGCGCCGCGGCGTCGCCGCTGTTCGTGCTGTCGGCGCCGGGAAGCGTGGTGCCCTCGACGGGAGCCGTGGTGCCGTTGGCGGGAGCCGTGGTGCCGTTGGCGGGAGCCGTGGTGCCGTTGGCGGGAGACGTCGTGCCCTCGGAGGGAGCCGTGGTGCCGTTGGCGGGAGCCATGGTGCCCTCGGCGGGAGCCGTGGTGCCGTTGTCGGGAGACGTGGTGCCGTTGGCGGGAGCCATGGTGCCCTCGGCGGGAGCCATGGTGCCCTCGGCGGGAGCCATGGTGCCGTTGGCGGGAGACACGGTGCCGTTGGCGGGAGACACGGTGCCGTTGGCGGGAGACGTCGTGCCCTCGCCCGGCGAGCTCTCGATCGAGCGATACGCGCGCATCAAGGTCGATCTCTGGGGCGCACGCGCCGCGCTGCACGAGGTGCTCGCGAGGTACGGGGTCGACGAGGTCGCCTGGCGCGTGCACGAGCGGCAGCAAGCGGAGGCGCTCGCGGGGGAGGCGCGCGAGGGGCGGTGTGATCTCGCCCTCGCGCTCTGCGCCGCGTTCGAGGCCGCGAAGGCCCCGGGCGTCGCGCCGCCGCCCCTCGGCGGGCTCGCTTGA
- a CDS encoding type VI secretion system Vgr family protein produces MELAFAELSVQGIEVRRVLSMRGEEALSTLFRYDVEAEIELPLPDVDVVIGAEAVLTMRDQAYKERVVTGVVAEASARAFDNERGRVTIVLRPMMWRQSLGRDCYALQDVDVQKIVDDVLADYTGKYRWALTRGYPEYPYRVQYREDDWTYVSRVLEEEGIHYWFDHEAGSMTVFADDSTVAPDMPGGALLPWVRESALQPKQDAVTELGSTSAASTGRFAMKSFDLKRPTVPIQAKAGAGKHEFYDAPGGGTGMETILEARVSDQRDANVASRAGVAGLSTSVRPFPGVVLEIDGHPVGKMNTRYLVTRVEVRGDEHEPCSTRFQAIRAEVPFRPLQKTPEAKQAGLQLGQIVGPDGQEVHPDELARVRTILHWDRLGPRSEKGGTWMRVAQRAAPGSMLFPRMGWNVATFNEEGGVDAPSVIWRIHDGERLPEYKLPMNMTRVVWKTATVPADGTANEIYFEDRENAEEMFINASRDMNYIILDAKYENVHNDSWRTVGVNHDLTIHASLDERVIGDQTISIGGNETLTVSGQRIKTVSGNETETVGGSRNIRIGDAHRTSVRGDRTLSVGGSMIEITPNSINQTARDVVTVVGGSVVKIAGEDVSEAARKDSTQVISGSKIEVAKKDRALDVDTEWTEEVASSIVCVSNEKYLDNADTTATWIVADSVLGSAPVVHIEAIDSIRLTCGSSVLTLTPEAITITTQNLDLSGATLDADSELVEHN; encoded by the coding sequence ATGGAGCTTGCATTCGCCGAGCTGTCTGTTCAGGGGATCGAGGTGCGCCGCGTGCTCTCGATGCGCGGGGAGGAGGCGCTCTCGACGCTCTTCCGGTACGACGTCGAGGCCGAGATCGAGCTGCCCTTGCCCGACGTCGACGTGGTGATCGGCGCCGAGGCGGTCCTCACGATGCGGGATCAGGCCTACAAGGAGCGCGTCGTCACGGGCGTGGTCGCCGAGGCGAGCGCGCGGGCCTTCGACAACGAGCGCGGCCGCGTCACGATCGTCCTGCGGCCGATGATGTGGCGGCAGTCGCTCGGCCGCGACTGCTACGCCCTGCAGGACGTCGACGTGCAGAAGATCGTCGACGACGTGCTCGCCGACTACACGGGCAAGTACCGCTGGGCCCTCACGCGCGGCTACCCCGAGTATCCCTACCGCGTGCAGTATCGCGAGGACGACTGGACCTACGTGAGCCGCGTCCTCGAGGAGGAGGGCATCCACTACTGGTTCGATCACGAGGCCGGGTCGATGACCGTGTTCGCGGACGACTCGACCGTCGCGCCCGACATGCCCGGCGGCGCGCTCTTGCCCTGGGTGCGCGAGAGCGCGCTCCAGCCGAAGCAGGACGCCGTGACGGAGCTCGGCTCGACCAGCGCCGCGTCGACGGGCCGGTTCGCGATGAAGTCGTTCGACCTCAAACGGCCGACCGTGCCGATCCAGGCGAAGGCGGGCGCGGGCAAGCACGAGTTTTACGACGCGCCGGGCGGCGGCACGGGGATGGAGACCATCCTCGAGGCGCGGGTGAGCGATCAGCGGGACGCGAACGTGGCGTCACGCGCGGGCGTGGCTGGGCTCTCGACGAGCGTCCGCCCCTTCCCGGGCGTCGTGCTCGAGATCGACGGGCACCCGGTCGGCAAGATGAACACGCGTTACCTCGTGACCCGCGTCGAGGTCCGCGGCGACGAACACGAGCCGTGCTCGACGCGCTTCCAGGCGATCCGCGCGGAGGTCCCGTTCCGGCCGCTGCAGAAGACGCCCGAGGCGAAGCAGGCGGGCCTGCAGCTCGGCCAGATCGTCGGGCCCGACGGGCAGGAGGTTCATCCGGACGAGCTCGCGCGGGTGCGGACGATCTTGCACTGGGATCGGCTCGGGCCGCGGAGCGAGAAGGGCGGCACGTGGATGCGCGTGGCCCAGCGCGCGGCGCCCGGATCGATGCTGTTTCCGCGCATGGGCTGGAACGTCGCGACCTTCAACGAGGAGGGCGGCGTCGACGCGCCGAGCGTGATCTGGCGCATCCACGACGGCGAGCGCCTGCCCGAGTACAAGCTGCCGATGAACATGACCCGCGTCGTGTGGAAGACGGCGACGGTCCCGGCGGACGGCACGGCGAACGAGATCTACTTCGAGGACAGAGAGAACGCCGAGGAGATGTTCATCAACGCCTCGCGCGACATGAACTACATCATCCTCGACGCGAAATACGAGAACGTGCACAACGACTCGTGGCGCACCGTCGGCGTGAACCACGACCTCACGATCCACGCCTCGCTCGACGAGCGCGTGATCGGCGATCAGACGATCTCGATCGGCGGGAACGAGACCCTCACCGTCTCCGGCCAGCGCATCAAGACCGTGTCGGGCAACGAGACGGAGACGGTGGGCGGCTCGCGGAACATCCGCATCGGCGACGCGCACCGCACCTCCGTGCGGGGAGATCGCACGCTCTCGGTGGGCGGATCGATGATCGAGATCACGCCGAACAGCATCAACCAGACGGCGCGCGACGTGGTGACGGTCGTGGGCGGCAGCGTCGTGAAGATCGCGGGCGAGGACGTCTCGGAGGCGGCGCGCAAGGACTCGACGCAGGTGATCTCGGGCTCGAAGATCGAGGTCGCGAAGAAGGATCGGGCGCTCGACGTGGACACCGAGTGGACCGAGGAGGTGGCGAGCTCCATCGTCTGCGTGTCGAACGAGAAGTACCTCGACAACGCCGACACCACCGCGACGTGGATCGTCGCCGACTCGGTCCTCGGCAGCGCGCCCGTCGTGCACATCGAGGCGATCGACTCGATCCGGCTCACCTGCGGGAGCAGCGTGCTCACGCTGACGCCGGAGGCGATCACGATCACGACCCAGAACCTCGATCTGTCCGGCGCGACGCTCGACGCCGACAGCGAGCTTGTCGAGCACAACTGA
- a CDS encoding PAAR-like domain-containing protein, which produces MGATVTNEDLGITTKTSDHTAATVGPTDVCYDPPKQVPVPHPNHVTTDKAVEHTSGKTLFQNGNVVRVGEAITPSDPAHADTGGGVVSGTYREEARATSGSPNVRVEGKPPARTDDPTTQNHSNTTGKIFQVVPPGLLDDNPEEFFKRCSYDTSKIKAGDDKAPFVDNMPQIDTKRGETITIEATRKNAKVQNAPPECVQPTHMKWLVSRSGGLTKLGAAVPERSEELSGDTITLDDGWNVPYGGPIDFSGEFKANESDVAKRSAIQQKNTYAQENAAARGSSRVENQDGRQAYQQVNQDRDDAKQIARIANTLRTFAEFLWAWRAYQDPLRILITGRACSGSVSYEVHCYPEGEYSFDLPLDGLVNAVQWLSRALTVVRQVGQLANVQVENSLVAPGSDVKISVKFAWKIGEEEEIYRAIREAELTLTGTLLEWKFEVSCPLTNFLSIIPWGGRLLAEAIGWLIQRMGIEASVGFTVEVKLSAQAFVSFKWTKAKGWHWDSAGIRLPIEFKFYFFLRVQVRDSLHCEGRAQVEANPAAEISPGDAGLMLKSAKFDIKVSLNGLIRVDVWFYSYEQTGSWEIWKTEVQETDLCTLISN; this is translated from the coding sequence ATGGGCGCGACCGTAACGAACGAGGACCTCGGGATCACCACGAAGACCAGCGACCACACGGCGGCGACCGTGGGGCCGACGGACGTCTGCTACGACCCGCCGAAGCAAGTGCCCGTCCCGCACCCGAATCACGTCACGACGGACAAGGCGGTCGAGCATACGAGCGGCAAGACGCTCTTTCAGAATGGCAACGTCGTGCGCGTCGGCGAGGCGATCACGCCGAGCGACCCGGCGCACGCGGACACGGGCGGCGGCGTGGTGAGCGGCACGTACCGCGAGGAGGCGCGGGCGACGAGCGGCTCGCCGAACGTCCGCGTCGAGGGCAAGCCGCCCGCGCGGACCGACGACCCCACGACGCAGAACCATTCGAATACGACGGGCAAGATCTTCCAGGTCGTGCCGCCGGGGCTGCTCGACGACAACCCCGAGGAGTTCTTCAAGCGCTGCTCCTACGACACGTCGAAGATCAAGGCCGGCGACGACAAGGCCCCGTTCGTCGACAACATGCCGCAGATCGACACGAAGCGCGGCGAGACGATCACGATCGAGGCGACGCGCAAGAACGCGAAGGTGCAGAACGCGCCGCCGGAGTGTGTCCAGCCGACGCACATGAAATGGCTGGTGAGCCGATCGGGCGGCCTGACGAAGCTCGGCGCCGCGGTCCCGGAGCGGTCGGAGGAGCTCTCGGGCGACACGATCACCCTCGACGATGGCTGGAACGTGCCTTATGGCGGGCCGATCGATTTCTCGGGCGAGTTCAAGGCCAACGAATCCGACGTGGCCAAGCGGTCGGCCATCCAGCAAAAGAACACCTACGCGCAAGAGAACGCGGCGGCGCGTGGCTCGTCGCGGGTCGAGAATCAGGACGGGCGCCAGGCGTATCAGCAGGTCAACCAGGATCGGGACGACGCGAAGCAGATCGCGCGCATCGCGAACACGCTGCGCACGTTCGCCGAGTTCTTGTGGGCGTGGCGCGCCTATCAGGATCCCCTGCGGATCCTGATCACCGGCCGCGCGTGCAGCGGCTCGGTCAGCTACGAGGTGCATTGTTATCCCGAGGGGGAGTACAGCTTCGATCTCCCGCTCGACGGCCTCGTCAACGCGGTGCAATGGCTCAGCCGCGCGCTCACGGTCGTGCGGCAGGTCGGCCAGCTCGCGAACGTCCAGGTCGAGAACAGCCTCGTGGCCCCTGGCTCGGACGTGAAGATCTCCGTCAAGTTCGCCTGGAAGATCGGCGAAGAGGAGGAGATTTACCGCGCGATCCGGGAGGCGGAGCTCACGCTCACCGGGACGCTGCTCGAATGGAAGTTCGAGGTGAGCTGCCCGCTCACGAATTTCCTCTCGATCATCCCCTGGGGCGGCCGCCTCCTGGCCGAGGCCATCGGCTGGCTCATCCAGCGCATGGGCATCGAGGCGAGCGTCGGCTTCACCGTCGAGGTGAAGCTCTCCGCGCAGGCGTTCGTGTCGTTCAAATGGACGAAGGCCAAGGGCTGGCACTGGGACTCGGCGGGGATCCGGCTCCCGATCGAGTTCAAGTTCTACTTCTTCCTCCGCGTCCAGGTGCGCGACTCGCTGCACTGCGAGGGCCGCGCCCAGGTCGAGGCCAACCCCGCGGCGGAAATCTCCCCCGGTGACGCGGGCCTCATGCTCAAATCCGCGAAGTTCGACATCAAGGTCAGCCTCAACGGCCTGATACGTGTCGACGTCTGGTTCTATTCGTACGAACAGACGGGCTCGTGGGAGATCTGGAAAACCGAGGTTCAGGAGACCGATCTCTGCACCCTCATCTCGAATTGA
- a CDS encoding type VI secretion system tip protein TssI/VgrG has product MATEDPVLYFIELGGTTYRVTTVSGEEALSRTYRFEITLHVEPTDPLDPDALVFSDATLELAREGTLRRIQGVVTRIKRAATRKGNAGTGQVTLVLEPRLATARHRMDIRIFRDKSAPEIVAEVIGAHGVAVEQRLVGSYVKRPYCVQMRESDLDFAARLCEDEGIFYVVDDEGRMVLGDFTSAYVDGPGALAFHHDSGLHGQRDAVYEVGWAGRATAGKVSLRDFNPERPRLDMDVSAKGPTAWGPEWYDYPGEYELPAQGQAKANLRAQALACAKKRLAGRTTAPRTITGGLFTLVDAPPGVEDGEYVVTKIVHAWDRATSAFSLGFEALPGSTVYRPPVETYVPTLPNPLTGFVTGPEGADIHTDPWGRVKVHFPWDRLQPKDDTCSHWIPILQDNTGRSSAMPRIGWEVLCQFLEGDPDRPVVLGRVFNAADPFMEELPIRKMRTSLQSLTSPRRKDGPSGYNMIRFDDLAGAQEIHLHAQKDQNIVVANDQDEKVGAAEAKLVKGHEQIRVGANETIDVTVDSSSKVDSNQRVTIGGNRTAKITGHQTDSVEKDHRIGIGGSHLRDMHTDDNVAVEQNMTELIAGHVFEQSGQTNAVTGGNSSVLVVGGSIVEVAKRNKSETTEKNRTETVSGLVFQMADERHASRAEESRTTTVAGSYVVSSLKELLLAGLDELRIESTDTALSAPEITLKVGETEIHLKGGTIDMKAPSEITVDTQQANNLGSSTSSQN; this is encoded by the coding sequence GTGGCAACCGAGGATCCGGTCCTTTATTTCATCGAGCTCGGCGGCACGACCTACCGGGTGACGACGGTCTCGGGCGAAGAGGCGCTCTCGCGGACGTACCGCTTCGAGATCACGCTGCACGTCGAGCCCACCGATCCGCTCGACCCCGACGCGCTCGTCTTCTCCGACGCGACGCTCGAGCTCGCGCGCGAGGGCACGCTCCGGCGCATCCAGGGCGTCGTGACCCGGATCAAGCGCGCCGCCACGCGCAAGGGCAACGCGGGCACGGGCCAAGTCACGCTCGTCCTCGAGCCGCGCCTCGCGACGGCCCGGCACCGCATGGACATCCGCATCTTCCGCGACAAATCGGCCCCCGAGATCGTGGCCGAGGTGATCGGGGCGCACGGCGTCGCGGTCGAACAGCGCCTCGTCGGCTCGTACGTCAAGCGCCCCTACTGCGTGCAGATGCGCGAGTCGGACCTCGATTTCGCGGCGCGCCTCTGCGAGGACGAGGGGATCTTCTACGTCGTCGACGACGAGGGCCGCATGGTGCTCGGCGACTTCACGAGCGCCTACGTCGACGGCCCGGGCGCGCTCGCCTTCCACCACGACTCGGGTTTGCACGGGCAACGCGACGCCGTCTACGAGGTCGGCTGGGCCGGGCGCGCGACGGCGGGCAAGGTCTCGCTGCGTGATTTCAACCCCGAGCGCCCGCGCCTCGACATGGACGTCTCCGCGAAGGGCCCGACGGCGTGGGGGCCCGAGTGGTACGACTATCCGGGCGAATACGAGCTGCCCGCGCAGGGCCAGGCCAAGGCGAACCTGCGCGCCCAGGCGCTCGCCTGCGCGAAAAAACGTCTGGCCGGACGGACCACGGCGCCGCGCACGATCACGGGCGGGCTCTTCACGCTCGTCGACGCGCCGCCGGGCGTGGAGGACGGCGAGTACGTCGTGACGAAGATCGTGCACGCCTGGGATCGCGCCACGAGCGCGTTTTCGCTCGGCTTCGAGGCGCTGCCCGGGAGCACGGTGTACCGGCCGCCGGTCGAGACCTACGTCCCGACCCTGCCGAACCCGCTCACGGGCTTCGTGACGGGGCCCGAGGGCGCCGACATCCACACGGACCCGTGGGGCCGCGTGAAGGTGCATTTCCCCTGGGATCGGCTGCAGCCGAAGGACGACACCTGCTCGCACTGGATCCCGATCCTGCAGGACAACACGGGCCGCTCGTCGGCGATGCCGCGTATCGGCTGGGAGGTGCTCTGCCAGTTCCTCGAGGGGGATCCGGACAGGCCCGTCGTGCTCGGTCGTGTCTTCAACGCGGCCGATCCCTTCATGGAGGAGCTGCCGATCCGCAAGATGCGCACCTCGCTCCAGTCGCTGACCTCGCCCCGCCGGAAGGACGGACCTTCGGGCTACAACATGATCCGCTTCGACGACCTCGCGGGCGCGCAGGAGATCCACCTCCACGCCCAGAAGGACCAGAACATCGTCGTCGCGAACGACCAGGACGAGAAGGTCGGCGCCGCCGAGGCGAAGCTCGTCAAGGGGCACGAGCAGATCCGCGTCGGCGCGAACGAGACCATCGACGTGACCGTCGACAGCTCGTCGAAGGTGGACAGCAACCAGCGCGTGACGATCGGCGGGAATCGCACGGCGAAGATCACGGGCCACCAGACCGACTCGGTCGAGAAGGATCACAGGATCGGGATCGGCGGCTCGCACCTGCGCGACATGCACACCGACGACAACGTCGCGGTCGAGCAGAACATGACGGAGCTCATCGCGGGCCACGTCTTCGAGCAGTCCGGCCAGACGAACGCGGTCACGGGCGGCAACTCCTCGGTGCTCGTCGTGGGCGGCTCGATCGTGGAGGTCGCCAAGCGCAACAAGAGCGAGACCACGGAGAAGAACCGCACCGAGACCGTGAGCGGCCTCGTCTTCCAGATGGCCGACGAGAGACACGCGTCGCGCGCCGAGGAGTCACGCACGACGACCGTCGCGGGCAGCTACGTGGTCTCCTCGCTGAAGGAGCTGCTGCTCGCGGGGCTCGACGAGCTCCGGATCGAGTCGACCGACACGGCCCTCTCGGCCCCCGAGATCACGCTGAAGGTCGGCGAGACCGAGATCCACCTGAAGGGCGGCACGATCGACATGAAGGCGCCGAGCGAGATCACGGTCGACACGCAGCAGGCGAACAACCTCGGATCGTCGACGTCGTCGCAGAACTGA